From the genome of Sphingobacterium kitahiroshimense, one region includes:
- a CDS encoding DUF3472 domain-containing protein, which yields MRKLMIHSVFLAALSTIACSKEIVKSGLEKPSNLISQSDKDLLNLTLTGSNAAPSQHLVYNFTSDAILKMSKIKITNTAKTEYFSVLNYNGGYMGLQDTPDLRYGTSNIMLASLWDKNTATNNLAFYSYLDSKTIASRFGGEGDGQKTLNPYNWTLNTWYNMVIRSWKENGKIYIANFVQDLSTGKWLHTSTIGREASAGYLGSGTGTFLENWVGDNPNYDGRFHRKAFLKDNWNLSINNVWEKSSSRYFSANDNDSVRNGQFDRAFNVGYNSTEDAYFMEHGGSTTPDPAFGTGRVLNLPEQAGQGNAPELTTIENSYSTARYHNNKLIVSWGINENKSPQLSYKLELLNASGSVIQTQEKIKPEKRVDTLSSSLTSGNYTVRITLTDIFNQQAASKLIPLTIFSANDTYKIKNVSSGKYLTVRDNSTANAAQIVQYSNSISDSQKWKIVAGSAGYALVNVASSKSIDIPGSIDDINTGLIQYTNSTNQNQQWTINFLESNNTVYIKTILSKGYIIDNPGSSTSDNTQLVLYSINNNIGTNNQK from the coding sequence ATGAGAAAATTAATGATTCACAGCGTATTTCTCGCTGCATTGAGCACAATAGCGTGTTCAAAGGAAATTGTAAAATCGGGATTAGAAAAGCCTTCAAATCTAATCTCACAGAGTGACAAAGATTTACTTAACCTCACATTGACAGGTAGTAATGCAGCTCCTTCACAACATCTTGTTTACAATTTCACTTCTGATGCAATATTGAAAATGAGCAAAATAAAGATCACAAATACGGCAAAAACGGAATACTTTTCTGTCCTAAATTATAACGGCGGTTATATGGGACTTCAAGATACACCAGACCTGCGCTATGGCACTTCCAATATTATGCTCGCATCACTGTGGGACAAAAATACTGCAACAAATAATTTAGCGTTTTACTCTTATCTCGATAGCAAAACAATTGCCAGCCGATTTGGTGGTGAAGGCGATGGGCAAAAGACATTAAATCCTTATAATTGGACGCTCAACACTTGGTATAATATGGTCATTCGTTCCTGGAAGGAAAATGGAAAAATATATATTGCCAATTTCGTTCAAGATTTATCTACAGGAAAATGGTTGCATACCTCTACAATTGGCCGTGAAGCAAGCGCAGGATATCTGGGGTCAGGTACTGGAACATTTTTAGAAAATTGGGTCGGAGATAATCCAAATTATGATGGTAGATTTCACCGTAAAGCATTTCTTAAAGACAATTGGAATTTAAGTATCAATAACGTTTGGGAAAAATCAAGTAGCCGATATTTCTCTGCCAATGACAATGATTCAGTACGTAATGGTCAATTTGATCGCGCCTTTAATGTCGGATACAACAGTACAGAAGACGCATATTTCATGGAACACGGCGGTTCCACCACGCCAGATCCAGCCTTTGGTACAGGGCGGGTACTAAATTTACCAGAACAGGCAGGTCAAGGTAATGCACCGGAATTAACGACCATAGAAAACAGCTATAGTACTGCACGTTACCACAACAACAAGCTGATTGTATCCTGGGGAATAAATGAAAACAAATCACCGCAGCTTAGTTATAAACTTGAGCTTTTAAATGCTTCAGGGTCTGTAATACAAACGCAGGAGAAAATTAAACCCGAAAAAAGAGTGGACACGTTATCAAGCAGTTTAACATCAGGAAATTATACAGTCCGCATAACATTAACAGATATTTTTAATCAACAAGCAGCCTCAAAATTAATTCCGCTCACCATTTTCAGTGCGAATGATACCTACAAAATAAAAAATGTAAGCAGCGGTAAATACCTCACTGTTCGCGATAATAGTACCGCTAATGCAGCTCAGATCGTACAGTATAGCAATAGCATAAGTGATTCACAAAAATGGAAAATCGTTGCCGGAAGCGCTGGGTATGCTTTAGTAAACGTTGCTAGTTCCAAATCTATCGATATTCCAGGAAGTATAGATGACATCAACACAGGATTAATTCAATATACCAATTCGACAAACCAAAATCAACAATGGACCATCAATTTTCTGGAAAGCAATAATACAGTTTACATTAAAACCATTCTCAGCAAAGGATACATCATCGACAATCCCGGAAGTAGCACGAGTGATAATACACAACTTGTATTATACAGTATCAATAATAATATTGGTACTAATAATCAAAAATAG
- a CDS encoding lmo0937 family membrane protein: MGNLLYIIAVILVIIWAISFLGGFYSGGIIHALLVIAIIVVLLRVIRGNA; encoded by the coding sequence ATGGGAAATTTATTATATATAATCGCAGTCATTTTAGTCATTATCTGGGCGATCAGTTTTTTAGGAGGTTTCTACAGTGGCGGTATCATCCACGCTTTATTAGTCATTGCAATAATTGTTGTATTGTTGCGCGTTATTAGAGGAAATGCATAA